The window TTTGGCAGCTGTGTTGTCTGAGACTGTGGCCTGCTCAGGGGTGTGATGTGATGAGTTGTCAGTCTCCTGTTGACAAATTACTTTAATGAAACTTGTGTTCTCTCCGTCGTTGACAGATTTATCAGGACTCCTTTGAGCATCGCTTTCTGGAGGAAACTAATCGCCTGTATGCCGCTGAGGGACAGAGGCTGATGCAAGAGAGAGAGGTGATTTATGTGACCTTCATTCTCGAGGCCAATTtagttgttgtatttttcttatttcactGAATAGCTGGCCAACAATTACACGGCGTCTACGTCCGGTGTCTGTACTGGAATGTCTTGCCGCAAATATTGACGCATCTAAAACATGAATTGCAACATCAGGTCCTGATTTTAGGACCTCAGAATGACACAGCAGTCCAAACTAAACAAAATCTATCAGAGATGCTCAAAAACACCAACATAGCCATCGCTTCATGTGAACAGAACGCAGTACAGCAACAATAAAAGGTGTTTtgtgagagttttttttcttgtctcagCTGTAAAAGCCTGACAAGTATATCAGCTTTGTTCCGTGTTGACACATTGGATTCAGATATTTTTTCACTCTTTATTGTCTCAGCTCAGTTTGAGGTtgtcaaaatgtgtgtgtgatgtgtctgtaaatgtgaaagtgaaattGGTGTTTATTTATAAGAAACTGTGGCTTCAAAAATAATTTATGAACTCTACCAGTAAAAGCTAACTTTGCATATAGAAGCTCACATGACAACACTGTGTTATACACAATATCAAGATTTAGCTTTTCAAATAAATGGCTCCTTGAATCAGGATGGTAAAGTTTTATAACATGAGCGCCTGTATTGAGATTAGTTTAGCTTTTAGCTAGCTGAGGTACTGTCATCTTCTGCATCTTCATCTCAGATTGTTTGACTCGagagaaaagtaaaacattacTAAAGTAAGTAGGTGCAATATGGAAGAATTTTGGTTTCTGGAAAGTTATGCCATGTGTTGTGTTGGCAGAGAAATCAGATAGCCCCATCCTGCCCTGTCTCAGCATACAGCTGCAAGCTCCCAGTCCGGACCACTAACTGCACGGCTCACTGAGCTAAATAGCTAATGGAAGCCACAGCTGGCAGCAGTAAGCAGTTACTGTGGTGatacctcctctctgtttggaGTGATGCTGcttcgacaggtggccaattcttacatactgcaccttgaATTAAAGTTGGAAACATTCTACAAGAAGGCAGCTCATTTACATGTATAAGACTGTTGTAACAACGGCTTAGATTATAAATTGGCAATTGGTTTTCCTTGTTACATTCTGCGCCTCAATTTTTTTagactgaaatgaaaagtgaCACTGTATCTCCCAGGCACTTGTCATTGCATAAACTCAAATTCCCCTTCAGGCTTTCACATTCAGTCGCCAGTTAATTAAGCGCACCTAGCTAAAAATAATACAGTCTAATACAAAGGTCCTGCAATAAATCTGACCTTCAGGGAGGTTACAATGTGCAGtttttgtttaaactttttttgACGGGTGTCCTATTACTTTTATCCTTATGTATAGCAGCAGTGGTAGGCTACATAACAGAAACACCCTCCTGTACAATGTAATTGAGTAAAACAGCACCTCAATCTACATCCTCTTAAGTGACCATACAGCTGAATAAGCACCAGTTGTTGCATTAGGTTCAGCTAGAGGTACAGGAGTGTATAGGATTGTTAACGCTGACCTTAAAAACtttgaacacattttgttgGAGAGCTTAAACTGGTTTGTGTGGCTGAgtttatcttcatttattttacttgaATCGTCTTCATGTATTTAATATTAGAatttgttttatctatttttattctGGTCCCATTAATGTCTCTCGCTGTCTATAAGTACTTCATTTTAACTAATTATTTTCTAACTTTATTTACTGATTAATGTGAGGAGCTCTGTGttctgggtaaaaaaaaaaaaaacactctatTCCAGATTCTGCTGTATTGTAAAGAAACAGTCTCTTAAGGCACATTTTCTTTGCGGTATTAAAAGCTGACCCATGTATCTTTTAGGTAGCTTGTATTAAAAGAATACAATATGGTATCAAGTTTATGATCACTGATATCCCcccttttattttgtaggtacCAGAATATCTACATCATGTCAACAAACGcttggaggaggaggcagacagaGTCATCACATATCTAGACCAGAGCACACAGTGAGTGTTAAACTGTATCCTCCAGTTTGTAACTCAGTGCTCTCAAAGACTGATTTGTAacctgagctgttttttttttccccgctcAGAAAACCTCTCATCGCTActgtggagaagcagctgctgggTGAACATCTCACAGCTACTCTGCAGAAAGGTACATAACAATAATGATCGACTTAAACGTCTGTGTCTCGTAAATATCACACAGCCAGAGTTCTGACGTctttcttcctgttgttgtgtcTTCCAGGGTTGACTCACCTGCTGGATGAGAACAGAATTCAGGATCTGTCTCTTCTCTATCAGCTCTTCAGTCGAGTGCGAGGTGGCGTTCAGGTCCTCCTGCAACACTGGATAGAGTACATAAAGGTATGATAACGGTTATAGACGTCTGAAGATGATCCACGATGACTTGCCCTACGTATTCTCTTGCTAACtggttttcattgttttaaaaaatcaacGTCTAGGCTTTTGGAAGTACAATCGTaatcaatccagaaaaagacaaaacaatggTGCAAGAGTTGCTGGACTTTAAAGACAAGGTAGATCACATCATCGACATCTGCTTCCTGAAAAATGAGAAGTTTGTCAACGCCATGAAGGAGGCTTTCGAAACGTTCATCAACAAACGGCCAAATAAACCAGCAGAGCTCATAGGTCCGTAAGCATTTTACCCATTCATGACTGCAGTTATACTGTCTGTTAATAAGCATAAAAAGTATGTAATCATAAtcatgaaataacattttctaTAAATATACTTTTTATAGCAAAACACGTGGATTCGAAGCTAAGAGCCGGAAACAAAGAGGCAACAGATGAAGAGCTGGAGAAGATGCTGGATAAGATCATGATTATCTTTAGATTCATCTATGGTAATATTTACGATCACACCTGTTTAGGTTAAggattttctctcctgtgtggttGTTCTTCATGTATTGATGTCTTATCCTTGcaggaaaagatgtttttgagGCCTTTTACAAGAAGGATCTGGCCAAGAGGTTGTTGGTTGGAAAAAGCGCCTCTGTGGATGCTGAAAAATCAATGCTGTCGAAGCTGAAACACGGTGAGTTTAATCCATCACTGTGTCACTTcttcacacacaacacacactcggTGTAAAATGAATGACAGAGAGGAAATCTTGACCCTGAACGCATATTGACTCGTGACcttgttgctgttttcttcAGAATGTGGAGCAGCGTTCACAAGCAAACTGGAGGGGATGTTCAAGGACATGGAGCTTTCAAAAGACATCATGGTGcagttcaaacaggtaagaacAGCAACAGTGGGTTCAGCTGTAATGAGTTGTTATGAGTTAAGAGgcagttttcattttattttgactaACTTGAAGTCGTCACAACTGAAGATAAATTGATTGTCACTGTGGTAAGTGAGatgaaaaatatctgttttgggGGTATTATATTCTTATATTATTCCAGTGTTTACCTATGATTTTTAATGACTTTGTAAGttgtgaggagagaggaaatgacAGAAGCCTGGTTTACCTTATAATGAGTGTTTACTCTGTTAGTACAGCTTTAAACTTTTAGTTTTTGCCAAGGAGGAGAATGAGAGACAGATCTGTCCATAAAGtaactttattttttagatttttttatctcattatgGCAGTTGTGTcccagttaaattaaaaaaaagaaaaaaaaatgtactaagtcataattattgCATAGTaggtcataattatgagatacttttTGGCTTTTTTAGTCATAACTATGACCTTTCTCATCCTTATTATGATATTTTACCTCCTGATTATGACTTACCATGGGATTTTGCTTATCAAGCTTAGTTTTCATCTGTATTCTTCAGACTGGGCCTCAAGGATCGTATTTCTTCAATTCACTGGCACTTGTAATATAATCTCCCACACAGCCCCTTATAGTGATGACCTAAGTCCATGAATTAGCGCAGGAGGTGGCAGGTGgatatcaaatgttttcttgtttgtgtttttatagtaTATGCAGTGCCAAAACATTCCTGGCAACATTGAGCTGACAGTGAACATCCTCACGATGGGTTACTGGCCAACGTACGTCCCGATGGAAGTGCACCTTCCTGCGGAGGTTAGTGCTGCGCAAATATTGAAATTTCAGAGCGTGTTCTTTTTCTAACCTGCCGTGCTATAAATCTGTTGAGTGTTGCTTTGTAATGACTCTGTTATCTTTGTCCAGATGGTGCGACTGCAAGAGATCTTCAAGACCTTCTACCTGGGCAAACACAGTGGCAGGAAGCTGCAGTGGCAATCAACGCTCGGCCATTGCGTGTTAAAAGCTGAATTTAAAGAGGTAGATGACCAAAAGAGTCCTAAGGTGTGTTTTGCTCATTCATGGAGCTTAATTCTAATCgtttactttgatttttttcttacaaaagGGCAAGAAGGAGCTGCAGGTGTCACTTTTCCAAACACTTGTGCTACTGATGTTTAACGAAGGAGAGGAGTTCACCCTGGAGGAGATCAAGCTGGCGACAGGAATAGGTCTGTATGATCACTTGAAGTAGATTAAGAAGAAATCAGGATTGTCAGGTAGTCATGATGCAGTACCACTGATGCAAAacgctgtctgtgtgtctgtttgttcacAGAGGACAGTGAACTTCGCCGGACACTGCAGTCACTCGCTTGTGGAAAAGCACGTGTCCTCACCAAAATCCCAAAAAGCAAAGACGTGGAGGACGGAGACAAGTTTTCTTGCAATGACGACTTCAAACACAAGCTCTTTAGGATCAAAATAAACCAGATCCAGATGAAAGAAACGGTAAAAGTATTATCTTGTAGTAGATTCCTCACTTCCAGACCTTTTGAGGTATTGGGGATTTATTTTGACtgattgtttttctctcaggtgGAGGAGCAAGCCAGCACCACAGAAAGGGTCTTTCAGGACCGTCAGTATCAGATTGATGCTGCCATTGTGCGAATCATGAAGATGAGGAAGACTCTGAGCCATAATCTCTTGATGTCCGAAGTGTACAACCAGCTCAAGTTCCCCGTCAAGGTGATTATCACAACACTGAATCGCTTTATGTTGCATTGGCATAAAACTCTGATTCCACAGAAGTCAGGACgctgtgcaaaatgtaaataaaagcagacaaacaaaagagcttcacaaagtgttcctgagctcATGTAGTAATATCTtttatacaatcatgtgtttctCAAAGTGGTGAA of the Sparus aurata chromosome 18, fSpaAur1.1, whole genome shotgun sequence genome contains:
- the cul4b gene encoding cullin-4B, with the protein product MFPTGLSSPNPPPPPTQEARPAATDVKNESGNITSPKKRKINGSEREDTTDTISSSPPKTLNSSSSSSSSSSSSCSPTPLHIQKKLRFEDSVDFIGLDVKMAEEAAAAAASCSNNKSKAVFLAGGVGHHANGLTKTAGSGTFSNSKPGAAKKLVIKNFKEKPKLPENYTQETWQKLKEAVEAIQNSTSIKYNLEELYQAVENLCSHKISAKLYKQLRAVCEDHIKAQIDQFREDALDSVLFLKKIDKCWQDHCRQMIMIRSIFLFLDRTYVLQNSMLPSIWDMGLELFRFYIISDLKVQSKTIDGILLLVERERNGEAIDRSLLRSLLSMLSDLQIYQDSFEHRFLEETNRLYAAEGQRLMQEREVPEYLHHVNKRLEEEADRVITYLDQSTQKPLIATVEKQLLGEHLTATLQKGLTHLLDENRIQDLSLLYQLFSRVRGGVQVLLQHWIEYIKAFGSTIVINPEKDKTMVQELLDFKDKVDHIIDICFLKNEKFVNAMKEAFETFINKRPNKPAELIAKHVDSKLRAGNKEATDEELEKMLDKIMIIFRFIYGKDVFEAFYKKDLAKRLLVGKSASVDAEKSMLSKLKHECGAAFTSKLEGMFKDMELSKDIMVQFKQYMQCQNIPGNIELTVNILTMGYWPTYVPMEVHLPAEMVRLQEIFKTFYLGKHSGRKLQWQSTLGHCVLKAEFKEGKKELQVSLFQTLVLLMFNEGEEFTLEEIKLATGIEDSELRRTLQSLACGKARVLTKIPKSKDVEDGDKFSCNDDFKHKLFRIKINQIQMKETVEEQASTTERVFQDRQYQIDAAIVRIMKMRKTLSHNLLMSEVYNQLKFPVKPADLKKRIESLIDRDYMERDKENSNQYNYVA